The Drosophila sechellia strain sech25 chromosome 2L, ASM438219v1, whole genome shotgun sequence region CACGGAGAAGCTCTCCCAGGGCACCAATCTCAAAGTGCAATCTTTACTTGGCGGCAATACCAAGCAGCTTATGATGAATCCACAGTTCGAGGAGGTGGACATACTGGTGGCCACTCTGGGGGCACTTAGCAAACTTGTGACCACTGGCATCTACCGCATGGAGCAGGTTCGACACCTGGTTCTAGACGAAGCGGACACCCTGCTGGATGATACATTCACGGACAAGCTCTCTTACTTCCTCAGGAGATTTCCCGTAAGTCTTGCTAGGAGATTACCAAAGGAATCGCTTCAATCAGCTTGTTTTTCTTATTCGACAGTTTCACTTGGATGCTGGCACCCAGATGATCCTGGCCTCGGCCACCATGCCCACGAACACCCGAGAGATCCTTCACAAAGTCATCGACGTAGACACCATCCGTGAGGTGGTTAGTCCGCACCTGCATCGACTGATGCCTCATGTGACGCAGAAGTTCCTGCGCCTGTCAAAGGCCGATCGACCCGCCTCACTCTTGTCACTCGTGAAGCAAGATCTTGCCAAGCGTCGCCCCCTAATCGTGTTCAGTAACAAGTCCACCACCAGTGACTTCGTTTCCATCTTCCTGAACAACAGCGGAGTGAACTGCTTAAATCTGAATGGGGATATGCTGATGAAGATCCGTCTGGGCCGCTTCGAGCAGTTCCAAAACGGTCACTGCGACGTCCTTTCCACAACCGATGTGGGAAGTCGTGGCCTGGATACCACACGAGCTCGACATGTGGTCAACTTTGACTTCCCGCTCCATGTCTCCGATTATATCCATCGTTGTGGCAGGATTGGGCGGGTGGGTAACATGGACAAGGCGCTAGTCACGAACCTCATATCATCGCGCCGCGAAATCGACGTCGTCCAGCGGATTGAGCACGCAGCTCGAACAGGTGGACTTCTGCCAGATGTTAATGCCAACATCCGAAACATTATCAACAAGCGGATTGTGGCCGAGATGAAGGCTGCGGGTATGCCCGTACCCGCTTTGGGCTCACAAAATGGACATTCGTCTCAGGAAGAAGCCTTTTAGTTCTGTGTTTTTATGTATTACGAGTAAAGTTGTATCACTTTTCGAAAGACCGCAGAGGAAGTTTAAAGTAAACGAAGAGTTTTATTGAGATCCCCAGGTCTCCTCCTGGACCTCCAGAAGGTCTTATAATACTTTCCCAAGTCCCTTTCAGATCCTCAGGTAGTGATAGCCACTGATGGGCGACCACTTTCTCACGTTGGTCAGGGGCTTAAAGAGTTTTCGTTTTGCGATCAGGATATCGGAGCTGGCACCGCCACCCCCACCACCGTTCGCGGCCAATGAAGGCGAGTCTGCGGAGTGGGGAACAGTCGCAACCTTCGGCTTCAGCAACACCGGGCGGCAGCCTGCAAACTTAAAGCGTATGTTGCCCGCGCAGTTGAGCTGGAGATTCGGTGACTGGAGGTCGGGGAAAGCCTCGCAGAGAGTAGGCTTCGGTTTGAGTGCCTTGCTAGGATCGTCTCCGTGGCACATGGCTGCCGCAAGAGTACTCCATTCCAGCCGGCGCACTCCCGGCACTGATTCTATTCTGTAAGCGGGTTGTTTGGCCTTCACATACCGTCTAGTTACCATCTTTTCGTAGGCTCCTGCAATGATTTTTAGTTACTTAACCGCTTTTCGTGGAACACACGGGTGTTTCTTACGCGCATAGTGGACCAGGAAGGGCTGCAGAGCAGCACCGCATCCGTACTCCAGCCATTCATACAGGTATACGTCATCACGACCGCCGAGGAAGATGGCAGCTGGAGCCAGATCCGGCCACAAACTATCCGGGATTTCCTCGACGCGCAGTTTGTAGATGTAGGGAATAAACTCACGAAAGGCATATTCTCCCAGGGAAATAAGACCACGCACTGCTCTACTGATATACCTAAAGTCTTAATTAAGAAATGCTAAGATAAGGATCCCGGCTAACAAATTGTAAGGATGATTTACCTCTCTCACTGCTTATGTGGCGGCCCTCGAAGAATCTCTCTAGGCGTCTCTTGATCAAAAACAGGCACTCTGCATGTAGGTAACCACTTTGAGATGCCAGCTGTCCTATAGTTTCACACAGCTCGTCCACCAGGCCATTGCCGACGGGACAGGCAAAGAAGCTGGATAGGTGTTCCGTCTCCGGCTGAGGATTcatttcctcctcctccgatTGCAGCTTGTAGATTGTGTGTTCCATGGTGCTCTCACCGGGGAACATATGCGGTGCCTGCTCCTGTTTCTCTACTCCCATTACCTCCGGATTTTCCTGGGTTTCCGGATTAGGGCACTGGTCTGGCTCAACCTTTAGTTCTTCTTCAAACTCCATTTTGATGGAGGTGGTTTGTCCCGGATCTGGGTCAACGTGTGGAGCCTTGATAGTTTCGTAAGGTGCCATTAGCTGGCTGACAAGTACCTCTGCCAGGTTAAAGTACTCCGGCCGGCAGGCATTGTGATTAGCAGTGGCGTTGTAGTTGCATGCTCGGAGCAGTCGCCAGCATCGCTGGCTCAAATGGTCCTGCTGCTTAAAGGCTAGCAACTGGACCATCTTACTCACTATCACTCGGTAGATAGATCCCATCAGGGGTGTCTGAAAAGCATGGCAGACGGCGGCCGTCTGGGATTTGCTGTCCCCAAAAAGGGCGGCCGTCACCAGACTCTGGACGCACTGTGTTAGTTGCTCAATGTGCTTTTCATCCACTGGACAAATGCTCTGAAAGTCTGCATCATCAGGTGTGCACAGATTGACTTCCTTCTGAAACTCTGCGCTCAGCTCGAAGATCTTATCCGAGTGAAAGTAAAAACTGCCGTCATAGTCGATCCGATCCCAGTCGCTGTCCATCGCACCCAGCATGGGCGGCACATCGGCATCTTTTAGCACTTCGTTCACCAGGTCGTAGGTCACCACTCCGCCCGAGTGGCGAGAGTATATTTTGACATTCTGAGAGATCAAGAGGTTAGAGGGATTAAAGATGTGCATTATGGCCGACATACATTGATCAGCTCCCACACTTTGTAGGATGCATCTTCCGCCAAACGGGCGCACACATCCTGGGACAGTTCGACATCGGTCTGGTCGTGCTGCTCCCAAAAGATCTTGATGCTGCGCGGATCGAAGCCAGCATAGCTCTTCTGATGACCCTATAGTAAAGAGGTTTTGTTTCATAAGAATTCCTTGAGAGTGATACCCTTACCATTCGACTAGAATTGCCGGAGGTTTCTGCGCCCCCGATGCCGCCTGCAAGTCCGTGCCCACCACTTCCTGCGACCACAAATGAGGCGTCAAACAGATTGTAGTTACCCAGACTAGATGTTGGCGTGGTGGGCGTTGTCACCATGTTTAggtgagtgggcgtggccggcaGGCTGCCCACTGCAATGCCCCCGCTCACTGCGGATGCGGTGGAGGATGATGCGGATGCCGACAGGGAATTCTTCCCAGTCAACTCCAATTTCGCCGACTTGGATCGCGACTTTGTGGACTTCTTGCTGACCTTGCTGTGCGATGACTTATTCAGCTCGTCAGGATTGCCGGCGCCAGAGGTTTTCATCTTCTTGGCTGTGTATAAtacataaatgtatatattttcatgAGTTGGTAAATAAACAACGAAGCTGCTacacaaaataaacaaatcttGAAAGATTATTAACCCAACTATCGATGCCAACGACCTATCGATATATTTATGAACACTCGGCTGTTTTCAAGACAAACCCGATAACAACAGTACTGATAAGAACAACAACACAATTTGTATTCGAATTtgatacaatttatttaaatgctatAAACACAATGGCAGAAGCGGCCAATGTGCGCCAGAACCTTCAAAATGTGCCGTCGATCTTCGAAATTTCGGCGGCGGAGACGCTGGACAACCTGGTTTACCCGGCACTGAGCAAGATATTCGACTACTTCGGATTGCGGCTGGACTTTAAACTCTGGGGGAGTTTGAGGATTCGGGAGGAGCTGTCGCCCTTGCTGACTTGGCTGCTGCAGTACCTGTATCTGCGCAAGAGGGCCTCCTCCTTCGGGGAGAGCTTCTACGGATTGCAAAGGACGGTCACAACCACAGGGGATCTGCTGAACCGCAGGCAGCAGTTCGCCTCTGCCACACTGCTAACCTTCATGCCTTACGTGGAGCGGAAGCTAAGGAGCAGGATCATCAGGCACGAGGACACCAGTCCCTGGGAGCAACGCCTTCTGAGCGCATTCCATGCTTTTCATGCCGCCAAGGCGGCGCACACATTCCTTTACCTCGTGAAGTACGCCTCAAACCACTCGCCCATCTTCAGATTTTTGGGGCTGACCCTTCGCTATCCCAGCGAACCTCCTAAGGAGGATCAGTGGACCTACGTGGTCCTAAAGATGTTGGAGGTCTTGGCCTTCTTCCTGCAGTTCGTCCAGTGGTGGTACTCCAACGACCAGCGGCGGAAAGTGGGTGGAACTCTGATAaatcccgaagcgatgccgaGAAAGCAGCTGCCCAAGGAAGTGCAGCAGAGCCTTCCCCAGAGGGGCGAGTGCCCAGTCTGCCTGCTGTCCATCCAGACGCCCACTGCCTGCTCCGTTTCCGGCTACGTCTTTTGCTGGAAGTGCATCGTTAGCCACATGAAGGAGCACGGCACCTGCCCGGTCACCCAGTATCCCATTAGTTTGGACGACCTGGTGCGCATCTACGAGACGTAACGTTAAGCATTccttttgtgttttttgcatgtttttgtttaatacaTTTCATAAGGAATTGGAAAATGTTTACATCTCGCTGAGAAAGAAACCCAAACGTTGGTCGTAGCATATGTAGACGTGGTAGAAATCAAAGTAGGCCGTGCACAGGTAGATAAAGAAGCACTCACAGGAGATGAACTCGCCCATACCGAATACCGAGTAGGCTGCAGAGGACCCGGTCATTAGAATTTTAAACATCCTTCCATTCGGTTAGGTTCTACTCACCCAAGGGAAAGCAAAACTTCTGGTGTATAAAGTAAAAGATCCACATGACCACCACCCAGACGTAGTAGGTAAACACCAGTCCGCTCTTTAGCCGCAAGGAGAATTCCTCATGCAGCTGCCCGCTCCTATCGCTCATATAGTACTTGGCGCACACAAAGGAACCTGCCATATAAATGGCACACGATACGAATAGCGACACGGCGATGGTTATATGCAGCAATGAGTCGCCATCCTCTTGGGGAAAGGTGCCCCATAGCAGTACGCTGGAACTACTGACAGCCATAATGATGGCCATCAGGCAGCCGACACTGCGGACCGGCCTGCGCAGATTCCTCCGATAGAAGCGGAACTGCAGCCATGCACTGGCAATGAGAAATGGGAACTCCAGCCAGCAAGCCAGAGCCCACACTTTGTGCTGAGACTTGGCAGCCGCCGATGTGGTGGGAAAGATGTTGAAGGCATTACAGGTGGTATATGTGGTGGACTGGAAGTCCGTTGTGATGGCCATCACCAGGTTGTATGCCATGCACACGGGCAACTGCAGAAGCCCCAGTGCGAGAATCGGACCAACTGACACGCGTAAATGACGCCTCGCCTGCAAATCCTTGATGGAGCTGGGCAACAAATTGGCTTGATCCTCCAGAAAGTGCATCATTCAAGAAAAGGTTAATCTAGGACAATTCGGTCAGGCAATGCTACACCTTCTTTTATATCTCTAGACAAACTAAAACACTGAAATAATGACACATAAAGCTAAGACAGTTCAATCTCAACAGTACTTAAATATGCATACCAAGCATATTAAAAGGTGTACAAACAATTGGACAAACAATTAAAAGGTGTACACACAATTGGAAGCAATTAAAAAGTTCATTTATCTGAATtctaataaatacaattttaaacTTACAAAATATTGAATTAGAACATTAAAAGCCAATAAAAGCAAATTCAGTAcgtataaaataaaacattattgaACCCTTGTTCCTAACTGAGCATGTGTATAAATAATGCACTACAAAATGATGGAACTCGGTTCGAATTTAACTAGATCCTTTAGGTGTAAAATCGTGTTAGAGCCTAAAGCTAAAAGCGTGTGTATGCATCAGATCCTGTCATACTGAATCGTCTCCTCTCGGAATCCCTCGGAAGCAATTTCCTTTTGGTAAAATTAAGTAAACATTGAGCTTAAGCTAATACCGCGTATGTACACAATACTCGAGGATGACTGGCTGGCTGAAATGGCGGCGCAGGCTGGAATTGATCTAGTTCATTGGTCTACGATTGTGATAGATAGAGACCGTGCTTGGCATCACACACCACGTTCAGGGCGTAGAAGTCCCAGTAGGAGGTCATGTGGAAGCCCATGTTGGTCAGCACCACGATGTACTCGAACAACGCGAAGAAGGTGTAGACTGCGGAAAGAAAAGGTTCATTATTAGACAATAGTGGACTCACAGCCGATTCCCACTGACCTCCCGACTCGCAATGTGAGTTGTGCCTCACGAAGCAGTATCCTGCCAAGCCAAAGGCCATCACATTTACCAAGAACAGATTCCTCTTGTACCTCAGCGACTTCTCCTCGTGCGGCAAGAGCACGGTCTTCCGTATATTCCTGTTCAGCAGGTAGGAAACCAGCATATAGCACTCGGAGCAGGCAATGAACACCACAAACGCGTTTCTGTGGGTCTCATAGTGATCCGCAGAGGTCCAAAACGACAAGCAGAAGAGGGCCAGATCCTCCACGACGTTCAAGAAGCAGGCCAGGATGCCCAGCAATCTTCTGCTCCGGCGGATGTGTTCCCGATAGTGCTCCAAGTAGATTTTGGCCACTGCCAAACGGAGTGGTAAATGCAGAAAGATGGCCAGTCTCCAGACAGTTTTTTGGGGCTCATAGTTCCCAATGGCCGCCGAGACGGAGGGCAGATAGTTGGTCACATCGCAGTGGGTGTAGGTGCTCCTAACGAAGTCAAAGGTCAGAGACCAAATCACGCAGAAGAAGAATCCTCCCAGGGGCAAACTAAGAGCCACCAGTGCCAGTCTCGCGAAGGGAAGCCGGAAGAGGACGCTTTTGGGACCACTGAAGCGCTCGTAAGTAGGCAGCATTTGACCTTTGGAGTGGGTGGACTACGTGGAGTGTTGGTTGGATTGGGTTCTTCAGCGGCGCTCGTTCCTCATTTTTTAGTTCCTCGCTCCCAAATTAACTAAAGGCTCTTCACGCGGATTGCTTACGTTATAAACATTGCGAAAAGTTGTAAACAAGTGATCGATACCAGCTGACTATCGGCCTCTGGCGGCGGGGGTGGTGCCTTATCGAATTTACTCAGTgtttaatgttttaatttcGAAGCAATTCAATTGTTGCTTTTGTGTGAGTGCACTTTTAGAAACTGGGTCGTCCAATTGTAGATAAGCCGTTCTATCAACAACACTAACGGGGCGGATACTTAATTTATATTCAATGCTTTAGCCGCCAACAGTGCTGACCAGTACCAACTGACTTTTGTAGCTAAATAgctaaaatattattactGGTGGTTGAGTTATATAAGGTCATAAAAACAAGTATTTTTACTATAACTAATCTTATAAATTTTGGagattaaaaatatttatatactaatATCTATTTCCTGATGTGGACAGATTTGGCTAATAAACAGCCAGACGGCCATGCACGTCTTGCCTTGCGAACTATCGATATCGATAACGCCGGTTGCGTGTCAGCACTATTCGCactgaaacaacaaaacacgcgcaaaaaagaagaaggaaaCTGCATTGTTTACCAGATTTTTGAGATTTTCCTCATCCATTCGAGCATCGGCGAATCCGTCAGAGATGGACATACTTTTGGCCAACGTGAGTGGGCTGCAGTTCAAGGCTGAGCGGGACCTCATCGAGCAGGTGGGCGCCATCCCGCTACCGTTCTACGGCATGGACAAGTCCATCGCGGCGGTCTGCAACTTCATCACCAGGAACGGGCAGGAGTGCGACAAAGGGAGCGCCTGTCCCTTCCGACACATTCGCGGGGACAGGACGATCGTGTGCAAGCACTGGCTGAGAGGACTGTGCAAGAAGGGCGACCAGTGCGAGTTCCTGCACGAGTATGACATGACCAAGATGCCCGAGTGCTACTTCTACTCGAGGTTCAACGCCTGCCACAACAAAGAGTGCCCCTTTCTGCACATCGACCCGCAGAGCAAGGTTAAGGACTGTCCCTGGTACAAGAGAGGCTTCTGCCGACATGGTCCCCACTGCCGGCACCAGCATCTGCGCCGTGTCCTGTGCATGGACTACCTAGCCGGCTTCTGCCCCGAGGGCCCGTCCTGCAAGCACATGCATCCCCACTTCGAGCTGCCCCCACTGGCGGAACTGGGTAAGGATCAGCTGCACAAGAAACTGCCCACGTGCCACTATTGCGGCGAACTGGGCCACAAGGCCAACTCGTGCAAGCAGTATGTGGGCAGCCTGGAGCACCGCAACAATATCAACGCTATGGATCATTCCGGCGGACACTCGGGCGGCTACTCTGGACACTCCGGCCACAACGAAGGCGCCGAAGACATGCAATCCAATCACCACAGTCAGCCGCATGGTCCCGGCTTCGTCAAGGTGCCCACGCCCCTGGAGGAGATCACCTGCTACAAGTGCGGGAACAAGGGCCACTACGCGAACAAGTGTCCCAAGGGCCACCTCGCCTTCCTCTCCAACCAACATAGTCATAAGTAGAACGCTCTGCTCTGTATGATTAGACTGTAAGAGTGCAGAAATAAAGGTCGAAAGCGGTCTGTATGGTCCGCTGTGTAGTTCAGAGGTCGTTGGTTCCCAACTGCCGCAGGCGAACGTTTCAATCATTCTATGTTAAAAACTCATTCGCATTTTCGAAAAAAGTCCCTAAAACTGCCAGTAGAACGTATTGTGTTATCAGCGAAATAAACTTCCATAAGATACAAGTAAACAATTCGTTTTGGGTTTTCTCCAAAAAGATAAATGTatcttgtttttttgtttgtaagaTAACAATTTGAaccatacaattttttattcggATTCAAGTTTCGAATTTTTGGGCGGCGAATCGTCGTCTTTCCCAAGTTCGCAACCACTCTAGAGTTGCCTCACTTTTGGCCACATCTTTCGAAAGGCACTTCGGAGAATAAGAGTTGGTAACACTGGCTTGTCTGGATCGAGATTTCAGCTCGTCAACAATTGCGCACTAAATTTTcagtaaaaacaaacaagttgGTCGTGCGGAGACATCGAGAACATAGCATACGAGCAGCCATGACAATTCTGGGAAAACTGCGGGGACAGCCCACGGACCAGGAGAAGGTGCCCCTGCCCATGAACCTCAACGACGAGGCGCTCATGCACCATGGCTCCCTAATCGCAGTGAGTTTTGCTTGGCATCGCATCTGCGATATGTGTCCTTATTTTTGCGCAATCGTGCTGTGTCCTTGTCCGCCCCTCGCGCCCTGCCCGCCTCcgtgtccttcgtcctgcggcCCGAGAGCCACAAGTCTCgtggtgggtgggtggatgGATTCCGAATCGGAATCACTAATTCGGAATCCATTCCGAATTACAgcctcagcagcagcagctcgcCATCGATTTTTCCCCGCCCAAGCTCCGCACTCCTTGGTGTCCTTGTGGCCCCGTGCTTCCCCTAAACCCACTGCCCGCATGCAACCCCTGCTCCACTCCAAGTGACGTGTGCCCATTCACTTTCCTGGGCTCTCCGCGCCAAGGActcgctcgctcgctcccCGAGGTCAGCGCGGAGGGTTTTCCTGTTGCTGGTGGAGATTGGCCCTGACGGCTGCGGAAAGCCACTTTCCGTGCCAGTTGCAGCCCTTTGTGTGCTGCTGGCGCTGTGCACTTTGACCTCGATTGGTGTGCACGGGTATCCAGAGAAAGTCGTGTCTTTTCAGCTTGGCACCTAATCAATCCCAGCTGCCAGCTCCCATCTCCCAGCATATTTGCCCATCTGCATGCTGTATCGGTTTTATACGATTCGCATAGCCAGCAGTTCAGTGCTGCAACTCGAACATTAGCGATTAATATATGCAGAGATATATATACAACTATTCATTTCCATATGAGTTATACACTACATAGTCGAATGAGGTCCACTCTAGTGCATGCAAATGCCATCAATTGATTAATTTGTTGCAAGTGGATCTCTTCTGACCCCTCAGACTAATCTTTTGCTAACGACGTATCTTCAGAGTCAATTTGGACTTAGcaatgcaatttgcattgtttatAGAACAAGAAAAGGCATTGCAGTGAACAATTATCTTGCTGAGCTGGCGGAAAATATAAATGTGTGATTAATATTCAGCAAGCTCAAACCTTTCGACTTGTGGAACTTCCACTATCAACATTTCAGTCAACTgtcttttatttgtatttttctaCGACTTATCGTCGTTTTTATGACTTTCCACTGGAACAATGGGTGATAAGGAGACCGATATAACAAGTCGGTCATTTTAGATAGCTTCAGATTGTAAATAAAACTGTTACTTTCCATAGCAATTTCTTGTTTCTCCGAAATTGCAAGTGACTTAAAGGAGTATCCCATATTGTTAAACCCCCATTTTTCTCCAACAGCCCAAGGTCGCTTACAGCGACAATGAAGCCGACGCGGAATCCATGGTCTTCAACCGGCCGCAGCACCATTGCATTAAGTCCTTTCTGCTGTTCCTGATCGCCGTGGTCGTGATGCTCCTGGGTGTCCTTGGCGGATGGACCCTGTACCGAGTGTACGCTCCGTCGCACAGCAGCATGCGCTACCACGCCCTGTGCGAGATTCCCTATCCGGAGGACTCTATGGAGATGGCGCGGGTCTACCCGCGCACCGTGGAACCGTTCGCCCTGAACTGGCGCTCCTTGCTGCCCGAGCTCGCACAACCGATGCCCAACAGTGGATCGCTGGACGAGAGCCACTTCCGCGAGGACATCGAACTGGACGGCGACAGCGATGACGAGGGCTACGCACGCGTGGACGTGCCCGACTTCAAGGATGGACGTAGGGGTCGCTTCATGCACGACTTCAAGGAGAACCAGTCGGCCATTATCGACACCACCACCGGACGGTGCTTCATCATGCCCTTGGATCGGGACACGACCCTGCCCCCGACCAGCTTCGTGGATCTTATGAAGAAGATGAGCACTGGCTACTACAACATAGATACGGAGCGCGTGCGGCGCCAGATGCGCGTGGTCACGCCCCGCATCACCGATGTTTCGCTCATCTCGGAGCGGATTGCCAACGAGTGCTTCGATATGAAGGTGTACATGATGGAGAAGTTCGTCTCAGGCGGTGAGTACCAATGGCTTAGAGGTGCCAGCAACTTACTGATCCATTCCCATTCCTCGACCCATTGCAGTCTCTAAGAGATCGGCCGATCCGCTGCCGGAGTCAGCCAAGTACGCCGAGTTCATGGGCAAGGGCGTCATCGAGTACGACTTGGCCAACATCGCCGAGGTGGATGCCTACGAGGCCAACGAGGCTAGGCAACAGGCCTGAGCTTTGGAGAAGGAGGATCTTTTAAGCTACAACACCCATATGATAACACAACCTAAACAAATTATTACTTAGAATCGATTTATACATACACAGAGTCATGCCTACAAGTCTAGATCTGGTTACCACTGGTTAGCAGGACACACACCCACTCCGGGTGGATATATCATCATTGGCCAAGCGAGTTTAGCAAATTATAGACCCTAGTAAGGAAGCATAACGAAAATGTACCTAGATCGCAATCAAAAGCGATCGACGAAATTGTGACAAATACGTGAAATGTATTAGCCTCGAGGGCGAATTGAGAGGATGTGGAGAGATCGGGTCGGATTACGGATCGGTACACGCGCACAGACACTGCGGCATTCCAAgtacatattttatatatatgctCTTAAACTCTATTCTAGCAATTAATGTATAGAACGGATTCAGATCGAAGCTATTTACAGCAAAAACAACCTGAGGGCGGACAACACGGCAACTATCAGCATGCGTAAGAGAAACAAGTAAATTAATCTAAAT contains the following coding sequences:
- the LOC6617303 gene encoding integral membrane protein 2B, whose translation is MTILGKLRGQPTDQEKVPLPMNLNDEALMHHGSLIAPKVAYSDNEADAESMVFNRPQHHCIKSFLLFLIAVVVMLLGVLGGWTLYRVYAPSHSSMRYHALCEIPYPEDSMEMARVYPRTVEPFALNWRSLLPELAQPMPNSGSLDESHFREDIELDGDSDDEGYARVDVPDFKDGRRGRFMHDFKENQSAIIDTTTGRCFIMPLDRDTTLPPTSFVDLMKKMSTGYYNIDTERVRRQMRVVTPRITDVSLISERIANECFDMKVYMMEKFVSGVSKRSADPLPESAKYAEFMGKGVIEYDLANIAEVDAYEANEARQQA